TTTGCCGTTGGGCTTCAGCCCTTCCAGGGTGGCGACCACGTCGGCCATGTCGTTGCCGTCGCAGGCGGTTACTTCCAGACCGAAGGCTTTCCACTTCTCATCCAGCGGATCGGTGTTGAGGATCTCTTTGGTGGAGCCCGCCAGCTGGAGGTTATTTTTGTCGTTGATAATAAAGAGGTTATCCAGCTGGTAGTGGGAGGCCACCAGCGCGGCTTCCCAGTTGCTGCCTTCCGCCAGCTCGCCGTCGCCGGTCACCACAAACACCCGGCGCTTGCTGTTGTTGCGTTTTGCCGCCAGGGCGATCCCCACCGCCACCGGCAGGCCATGACCCAGCGCGCCGGTGTTCAGCTCAATACCCGGGGTTTTATGTTTCACCGGATGGCCGGGCAGGTGAGAGTCGGCATGCTGATAGGTGGATAACCACTCGACGGGAATAAACCCGGCTTCGGCCAGCACGCAGTAGTAACCGCCCACCGCGTGGCCTTTCGACTGGATGTAGATATCACGTTCATCGCTCTCCTGAAGTGCCGGGGAGCAGTTCAGAATGCGGAAGTAGAGGGCGGTGAGCAGTTCGACCTGCGACAGATCGGCCCCGGTATGGCCGCCCGCCGGGCTTTCGGCATTCAGCACGATGATCCGGCGACGAATCGAGCGTGCCCGGGTTTCGAGCTCCGCGATGGAGAGCGAAAACGGATTCATAACATACCTCCTGAATTTATAATCTGTTGTGAATAATTATTCCAGCCGGGTAAGTGATTTCCCTGTTCTCTCTGTCAGAGCAGGGATTTATGACCGCTTTGAATATATATTCAATGCTGATTTATTATTCATAAGATGTAAGATATGCCCAGTCAGAGGGTTTGTCTACGGTTTGAGCGGGCAAATTTCGAAGAAAGGAGAAAAGGATCACATTTGCCTGGCGGATCGGGCGGGTGCTTGCTTGTTAAATATTCAGTGATGAATAAAAATAACGACAGCCGATTAAGGGGAACGTTATGTCGAAACAGGATGAACAGCGATTGCTGGTGAAGATCGCCACACTTTACTACAGCGAGAATAAAAAGCAGTCCGAGATTGCCTCCCTGCTGCACCTCTCGCAGTCCTTCGTGTCGCGGGCGCTGACGCGCTGCCAGAAAGAGGGGCTGGTGAAGATTACCGTCGTTCAGCCGACCAATATTTTCGTCTCGCTGGAAAAGGCGCTGGAAGAGCAGTACGGCATCCGCCAGGCGATTGTGGTGGACGTAGGCGAAGAGCCCACCGGGGCGCAGATTAAGCACGCCATCGGCAGCGCGGCGGCGCACTACGTTGAAACCCGTCTGCGCCCGGAAGACTTGGTAGGGATCTCCTCCTGGAGCAGCACCATCCGCTGCATGGTGGATGAGATGCACCCGCAAAATATCCGCGCCGCAGGGGTGATCCAGTTGCTGGGCGGCGTGGGTCCGAACGGCAACGTGCAGGCGACGATCCTCACCCAGCAGCTGGCGGCGCACCTTGGCTGCCCGGCTGGGCTGCTACCGTCCCAGAGCATCGAACACTCCGTTGAAGAGCGCGCCCGGCTGGTGAGCAGCCCGGACGTGGCGGCGGTGGTGGGTAAATTCGCCGAAGTGGATGTGGCGATTGTCGGCATCGGCGAGCTGGAGCCGTCGCAGCTGCTGAAAAACTCCGGCAACTACTACACCGAAGAGATGCTCAAACTGCTGGCCGAACGCGGGGCGGTGGGGGATATCTGCCTGCACTACTACGACGCCAAC
This DNA window, taken from Leclercia adecarboxylata, encodes the following:
- a CDS encoding transketolase produces the protein MNPFSLSIAELETRARSIRRRIIVLNAESPAGGHTGADLSQVELLTALYFRILNCSPALQESDERDIYIQSKGHAVGGYYCVLAEAGFIPVEWLSTYQHADSHLPGHPVKHKTPGIELNTGALGHGLPVAVGIALAAKRNNSKRRVFVVTGDGELAEGSNWEAALVASHYQLDNLFIINDKNNLQLAGSTKEILNTDPLDEKWKAFGLEVTACDGNDMADVVATLEGLKPNGKPHVVIAHTTKGAGISFIQGRPEWHHRVPKGEEVELALEELKDE
- a CDS encoding sugar-binding transcriptional regulator, whose translation is MSKQDEQRLLVKIATLYYSENKKQSEIASLLHLSQSFVSRALTRCQKEGLVKITVVQPTNIFVSLEKALEEQYGIRQAIVVDVGEEPTGAQIKHAIGSAAAHYVETRLRPEDLVGISSWSSTIRCMVDEMHPQNIRAAGVIQLLGGVGPNGNVQATILTQQLAAHLGCPAGLLPSQSIEHSVEERARLVSSPDVAAVVGKFAEVDVAIVGIGELEPSQLLKNSGNYYTEEMLKLLAERGAVGDICLHYYDANGEPVLSAEEDPVIGMELAQIRACPQVIALAGGEEKRNAIRGALEGKYIDVLITDYPTARSLLKA